A stretch of Rhodoferax potami DNA encodes these proteins:
- the ispF gene encoding 2-C-methyl-D-erythritol 2,4-cyclodiphosphate synthase: MNIRIGEGWDTHQLVEGRKLILGGVEIPHTKGLLGHSDADALLHAITDALLGAAALGDIGSHFPDTDAQYKGADSTVLLAKVAADVRALGYQIINLDSTVIAQAPKLAPHIQAMRARIAEVLALDIACVNVKAKTAEKMGPVGEGRAMEARAVVLLSKS; the protein is encoded by the coding sequence ATGAACATCCGCATCGGTGAAGGTTGGGACACCCACCAACTGGTCGAAGGCCGCAAACTCATTTTGGGGGGAGTGGAGATTCCGCACACCAAGGGCCTGCTGGGCCATTCCGATGCCGATGCCTTGTTGCACGCCATTACCGATGCCTTGCTGGGCGCCGCCGCCTTGGGCGATATTGGATCGCACTTTCCCGACACCGATGCGCAGTACAAGGGCGCGGACTCCACCGTGTTGCTGGCCAAAGTGGCGGCCGATGTGCGGGCGCTGGGGTACCAGATCATCAACCTCGACAGCACCGTAATCGCCCAAGCCCCCAAGCTCGCGCCTCATATCCAGGCAATGCGCGCGCGGATTGCTGAAGTGCTGGCGCTTGATATTGCGTGCGTCAACGTCAAGGCCAAAACGGCCGAAAAAATGGGGCCTGTTGGTGAAGGCCGGGCGATGGAAGCCCGCGCGGTGGTGCTGCTCAGCAAGTCCTGA
- a CDS encoding RelA/SpoT family protein yields the protein MKSLYAGDIASATPQVIAATADSLPEQAGALQRARAFAEPLLATESLDTGENVLQHADAVAAILRTIGGSEAMQAASYLVYACDHLNKPHEVIAKAFGDNFADLAMETTKLVRLQRMARLTHQSAGQSISAAPMAQTAAAQTESVRKMLLAFSKDLRVVMLRLASRLQTLRHFAATKLPVPPGLASEGLQVFAPLANRLGIWEIKWEMEDLSFRFLEPDTYKQVAKLLDEKRVEREASVERLRQQLADDLAAQGVTATVQGRPKHIYSIVKKMRGKSLGFDQVYDIRALRIVVPTVPDCYAALSLVHTGFTPITEEFDDYIARPKPNGYQSLHTVVRDAGGQPIEVQIRTQPMHDHAEHGVAAHWAYKEAGAKGYGGSVTAAGEYDAKIAVLRQLLAWERDLSGAHATPDGQGMFDDRIYVLTPDAAIVELPQGATAVDFAYSVHTNLGHRCRGAKVDGAMVPLNTPLKNGQTVEVTAMKEGGPSRDWLNPELGYLVSHRARAKVRAWFNALAMGETMAKGREAVEKLLQREGKTAIKLDDLASQLGFNNADALFEVVGKDEFSLRNIELLLRPPEPAGTQDDYMPLKKPRALSGGKGGVLVVGIDSLMTQLAKCCKPAPPDLISGFVTRGKGVSVHRSDCSNLRNMVQRSGDRLIEVEWGAPSGKDGNVYPVDVAVEAIDRQGLLRDISEVFAKEKMNVIGVQTQSVKGTAWMTFTVEVTESGRLARVLKIVNELAGVRSARRR from the coding sequence ATGAAAAGTTTGTACGCCGGGGACATTGCCTCGGCCACCCCGCAAGTGATTGCGGCTACCGCAGACAGCCTGCCCGAGCAGGCTGGCGCCCTGCAGCGCGCCCGCGCTTTTGCTGAGCCTTTGTTGGCGACGGAGTCGCTGGACACTGGCGAAAACGTGCTGCAACACGCTGACGCGGTGGCCGCCATTTTGCGCACCATCGGCGGCTCGGAGGCCATGCAGGCCGCCAGCTATCTGGTCTATGCCTGCGACCACTTGAATAAGCCGCACGAGGTGATTGCCAAAGCCTTTGGCGACAACTTTGCCGATCTCGCGATGGAGACCACCAAGCTGGTGCGTTTGCAGCGCATGGCGCGCCTGACTCACCAGTCGGCGGGCCAAAGCATCAGCGCCGCACCCATGGCGCAAACCGCAGCGGCGCAGACCGAGAGTGTGCGCAAGATGCTGCTGGCCTTCAGCAAGGATTTGCGCGTGGTCATGCTGCGCTTGGCCTCGCGCCTGCAGACCTTGCGGCACTTTGCTGCGACCAAGCTGCCGGTGCCGCCCGGCTTGGCCTCTGAGGGCTTGCAGGTGTTTGCGCCCTTGGCAAACCGGCTGGGCATCTGGGAAATCAAGTGGGAGATGGAGGACTTGTCCTTCCGCTTTCTGGAGCCCGACACCTATAAGCAGGTGGCGAAGCTCTTGGACGAAAAGCGCGTGGAGCGGGAAGCCTCGGTGGAGCGCCTGCGCCAGCAACTCGCCGATGACCTGGCCGCTCAGGGCGTGACAGCCACGGTGCAGGGCCGGCCGAAGCACATCTACAGCATCGTTAAAAAGATGCGGGGCAAATCGCTGGGTTTTGATCAGGTGTATGACATCCGGGCGCTGCGCATCGTGGTGCCCACGGTGCCGGACTGCTATGCGGCGCTCAGCCTAGTGCACACCGGTTTCACGCCCATCACCGAAGAGTTTGACGACTACATTGCCCGACCCAAGCCCAACGGCTACCAGTCGCTGCACACCGTGGTGCGCGACGCCGGTGGCCAGCCGATTGAGGTGCAGATCCGCACCCAGCCGATGCACGACCATGCCGAGCACGGCGTGGCGGCCCACTGGGCCTACAAAGAGGCGGGCGCCAAGGGTTACGGCGGCAGTGTGACGGCCGCTGGCGAGTACGACGCCAAGATTGCCGTGCTGCGCCAGTTGCTGGCCTGGGAGCGCGACCTCTCTGGCGCCCACGCCACGCCTGACGGCCAGGGCATGTTTGACGACCGCATTTATGTGCTGACGCCAGATGCCGCCATTGTGGAACTGCCCCAAGGCGCCACGGCCGTCGACTTTGCCTACAGCGTGCACACTAATTTGGGCCACCGCTGCCGGGGCGCCAAGGTAGACGGCGCCATGGTGCCGCTGAACACGCCCCTCAAAAACGGCCAGACGGTAGAAGTGACCGCCATGAAAGAAGGCGGCCCCTCGCGCGACTGGCTCAACCCCGAGCTGGGCTACCTGGTCAGCCACCGGGCGCGCGCCAAGGTGCGGGCCTGGTTCAATGCGCTGGCCATGGGCGAAACCATGGCCAAGGGCCGCGAGGCGGTAGAAAAGTTGCTGCAGCGTGAAGGCAAAACCGCTATCAAGCTCGATGACCTGGCCAGCCAGCTGGGCTTCAACAACGCAGATGCTTTGTTTGAAGTGGTGGGTAAAGACGAGTTTTCGCTGCGAAATATCGAGCTTCTGCTGCGCCCGCCAGAACCGGCCGGCACGCAGGACGACTACATGCCGCTCAAAAAGCCACGGGCCCTGTCCGGCGGCAAGGGCGGGGTGCTGGTGGTGGGTATCGATTCGCTGATGACCCAGTTGGCCAAGTGCTGCAAGCCGGCACCGCCGGATTTGATCAGCGGCTTTGTGACTCGCGGCAAGGGCGTGAGCGTGCACCGGTCGGACTGCTCTAACTTGCGCAACATGGTGCAACGCAGTGGCGACCGCCTGATCGAGGTGGAGTGGGGCGCCCCGAGTGGCAAAGACGGCAATGTCTACCCGGTGGATGTGGCGGTGGAAGCGATCGATCGCCAAGGCCTGCTGCGCGATATTTCGGAGGTGTTTGCCAAAGAAAAGATGAACGTCATCGGGGTGCAGACCCAATCCGTCAAGGGTACGGCGTGGATGACGTTTACCGTGGAAGTGACGGAGTCTGGTCGCTTGGCGCGGGTGCTCAAAATCGTGAATGAGCTGGCCGGTGTCCGTTCGGCGCGGCGGCGCTAG
- a CDS encoding putative bifunctional diguanylate cyclase/phosphodiesterase — protein sequence MNIQQSALFKKVHQRRVVSLLWVCVALLAGLGSAWSLVFSLMGRWDLVGLEVVLLVTAGAVAWLTHRRRTRLAWGLVLVIGYVTLCLFAMFFDGHDGVSPRTSHLYFLVLTLASMLVFRNESPLLRWSTVAVLMATFVVFASSNWPHSSELFIPPPIRLVGAWINTATAMVGLIALVHIMLSEGMPANSLERDIDQGLSRGEFFLLYQPQVQADGSVIGAEALLRWRHPKFGLVSPADFIPVAEQSGQILPVGAWVLSTAGQTLAHWLKVPALARLTLSVNVSARQFLQADFVDQVAAVVHEFGLNPSRLKLELTESTLIHDMNDIVQKMQQLRALGVGCALDDFGTGFSSLGYLKKLPLDQLKIDQTFVRDVLTDPSDAAIARTVLQLGESLGLSVIAEGVETPGQRDFLLENHCRFFQGYLFSRPLSLVDFETYAGKYRSS from the coding sequence ATGAACATCCAACAATCTGCGCTTTTTAAAAAGGTACACCAACGACGGGTGGTAAGTCTGTTGTGGGTCTGTGTGGCCCTGTTGGCAGGGCTGGGCAGTGCCTGGTCGCTAGTGTTTTCGCTCATGGGTCGCTGGGACCTTGTGGGCTTGGAGGTGGTGCTCTTGGTGACCGCTGGCGCGGTGGCCTGGCTTACCCACCGCCGGCGCACCCGCTTGGCGTGGGGCCTGGTGCTGGTCATAGGCTACGTCACGCTCTGCCTGTTCGCCATGTTTTTTGACGGGCACGATGGGGTGTCGCCGAGGACCTCTCACCTCTACTTTTTGGTTTTGACACTGGCCAGCATGCTGGTGTTCCGCAACGAGTCGCCCCTTTTGCGTTGGAGCACCGTTGCCGTCCTGATGGCAACTTTTGTGGTGTTCGCCAGCTCCAACTGGCCCCATTCCTCCGAACTCTTCATTCCCCCGCCGATTCGCCTAGTTGGCGCTTGGATCAATACCGCGACTGCCATGGTGGGTTTGATTGCTCTCGTGCACATCATGCTCAGCGAAGGAATGCCCGCCAACTCGCTGGAGCGGGATATTGACCAGGGCTTATCGCGCGGTGAGTTCTTTTTGCTGTACCAGCCCCAAGTGCAGGCGGATGGCAGTGTCATCGGGGCCGAGGCTTTGCTGCGCTGGCGGCACCCTAAATTTGGCCTGGTCTCTCCGGCGGACTTTATTCCGGTGGCAGAGCAGTCGGGGCAGATATTGCCTGTGGGTGCATGGGTGCTGTCGACCGCAGGGCAGACCTTGGCCCATTGGTTGAAGGTGCCTGCTTTGGCGCGGCTGACTTTGTCGGTCAATGTCAGTGCGCGGCAGTTTTTGCAGGCGGATTTTGTGGATCAGGTGGCAGCAGTGGTCCATGAGTTCGGCCTGAACCCTTCTCGCCTCAAGCTTGAGCTGACGGAAAGCACCCTGATTCACGACATGAACGATATCGTCCAGAAAATGCAGCAACTGCGCGCCTTGGGCGTGGGGTGCGCCCTGGATGATTTTGGTACCGGCTTTTCATCACTCGGGTATTTGAAGAAGCTCCCGCTCGATCAGTTGAAAATTGACCAGACCTTTGTGCGCGACGTGCTCACCGACCCGAGTGACGCGGCCATTGCACGGACTGTGTTGCAATTGGGTGAGAGCTTGGGCTTGTCGGTGATTGCAGAAGGGGTGGAGACCCCCGGCCAGAGGGATTTCCTTCTGGAGAACCACTGCCGGTTTTTTCAGGGCTACCTGTTCAGCCGCCCCTTGTCGTTGGTGGACTTTGAGACCTATGCAGGGAAGTACCGCTCCAGCTAA
- a CDS encoding heme-degrading domain-containing protein, with protein sequence MTIDTDLARLAHQEERLQFDAFDQRTAWALGSRIKALSEEAGVALAIEIRLGKDTVFFYSMPGTGPTNADWARRKRNSVELLHTSSYALHLKLQKEGSTLEAKQGLPLRDYASHGGSVPIRVRGVGVVGVVTVSGIPQRDDHAMAIHAMAELCGVPLHEVALD encoded by the coding sequence ATGACCATAGACACTGACCTCGCCCGCCTCGCCCACCAGGAAGAGCGCCTGCAGTTCGACGCCTTTGACCAGCGCACCGCATGGGCGCTGGGCAGCCGCATCAAGGCCCTTAGCGAAGAGGCCGGCGTAGCGCTGGCGATAGAAATCCGACTGGGCAAGGACACCGTGTTCTTTTACAGCATGCCCGGAACCGGCCCCACCAACGCGGACTGGGCGCGGCGCAAGCGCAACTCGGTGGAGTTGCTGCACACCAGCTCCTACGCGCTGCACCTGAAGCTGCAGAAAGAGGGCAGCACCCTGGAGGCCAAACAAGGTCTGCCCCTGCGCGACTACGCCTCGCACGGTGGCAGCGTGCCCATACGGGTGCGCGGCGTGGGTGTGGTCGGGGTGGTGACCGTTTCAGGCATCCCGCAGCGGGACGACCACGCCATGGCCATCCATGCAATGGCCGAGCTTTGTGGTGTCCCTTTGCACGAGGTGGCGCTGGATTAG
- a CDS encoding protein kinase domain-containing protein has product MKANDYVGRFQLVKILGEGGQSTVWLAFDPRLERDVALKLLRPAGTADGQAVSRWLEEARSVGRVTHPQIVPVYEADIHETRPYLVFKYVAGLPLDQHLQRHGAMPASQAVAVMADVLSAVAAAHAAGVIHRDLKPSNIVLDTEGRALIMDFGIAARMRDAGSPAPEEDLMGTIGYLSPELASGAAPSPAMDIFSAGLVLAEMLTGRRLLAESDVYSAIYRVTHEQLVLPASVPAGVDDRLRAIVQRALALDAQQRFASASLFRSELVEWTDSLKAPAAEQATGADATLEFLLRRMRHKSDFPALSDSISRIQSMALSEKESVSSVTNEILKDVALTNKLLRLVNSAHFARSGSISTVSRAVHLVGFNGIRNMALSLVLLEHMQDKAHAALLKEEFLRSLMAGAIGGELSPIARGSEEAFIGSMFQNLGRLLAQFYFPEEVANIRTLTCGSRETQTETPAAVSVLGLSYEDLGIGIAKSWGLPAGIQRCMRKPAGTPPAMLPVDPAERVRWIAMASNEIADVLLEAEANDVAPRVATVLKKYAPVLGGSLPQLQEATAKARNKLVDLVHAMDIHVVPGSVAAKLLQLPADALGTAPDAPATTEDSLGGLALQATPTVRISMPPVQAPVMPRAEVVSLLSAGIQDITDAMVEDSKLTDILRMILETMFRALGFDRVIFCMRDARTEMMTARFGLGHGVEAHIKGFKTHLRATSPDLFGVVCAKGADTMISDATELRIAQRLPLWYRQGLNAPAFLLLPLQIKGAPFGLIYADKLQYGALELDEKELALLRTLRNQAVMAFKQSS; this is encoded by the coding sequence TTGAAAGCAAATGATTACGTTGGTCGGTTTCAACTTGTCAAAATCCTCGGGGAAGGCGGACAAAGCACCGTGTGGCTGGCGTTCGATCCGCGGCTGGAGCGGGATGTTGCGCTGAAGCTCTTGCGGCCCGCCGGTACTGCCGACGGGCAGGCTGTGAGCCGCTGGCTGGAAGAGGCGCGCAGTGTGGGCCGCGTGACCCACCCACAGATTGTTCCGGTGTATGAGGCGGATATCCACGAAACCCGGCCTTACCTGGTCTTCAAGTACGTGGCGGGGCTCCCCCTTGATCAGCATCTCCAGCGGCATGGCGCGATGCCGGCCAGCCAGGCGGTGGCGGTCATGGCCGATGTGTTGTCGGCGGTGGCAGCGGCTCACGCAGCCGGGGTTATCCATAGGGACCTGAAGCCCTCCAACATCGTGCTGGATACCGAGGGCAGGGCGCTGATCATGGACTTTGGCATTGCTGCCCGTATGCGCGATGCCGGCAGCCCCGCCCCCGAAGAAGATTTGATGGGAACCATCGGCTACTTGTCGCCTGAGTTGGCCAGCGGAGCCGCACCCAGCCCGGCCATGGACATTTTTTCGGCCGGCCTGGTGTTGGCCGAGATGTTGACGGGTCGTCGCCTGCTGGCGGAATCGGATGTGTACAGCGCCATTTACCGCGTCACCCACGAGCAGCTGGTGTTGCCGGCGTCGGTGCCTGCTGGCGTGGACGACCGGTTGCGCGCCATCGTTCAGCGGGCGCTGGCGCTCGATGCCCAGCAGCGTTTTGCGAGTGCCAGCTTGTTCCGTAGCGAGTTGGTGGAGTGGACCGATTCACTCAAGGCGCCAGCAGCCGAGCAGGCCACGGGCGCAGACGCGACCCTGGAGTTTTTGTTGCGCCGGATGCGGCACAAGAGCGATTTTCCGGCCTTGTCAGACTCGATCTCGCGCATCCAGAGCATGGCCCTTTCTGAAAAAGAAAGTGTGAGCAGCGTTACCAACGAGATTCTCAAAGACGTGGCCTTAACCAACAAGCTGCTGCGGCTTGTTAACAGCGCCCACTTTGCCCGGAGTGGAAGCATCAGCACGGTGTCACGTGCGGTGCATTTGGTGGGGTTTAACGGCATCCGCAACATGGCCTTGAGCCTGGTGTTGCTGGAGCACATGCAAGACAAGGCCCACGCAGCGCTGCTCAAAGAGGAGTTTTTGCGGTCTTTGATGGCCGGTGCGATTGGTGGCGAGCTCAGCCCGATCGCCCGTGGGAGCGAAGAGGCGTTTATCGGCTCGATGTTTCAGAACCTGGGGCGCTTGCTGGCGCAGTTTTATTTTCCGGAAGAGGTGGCGAACATCCGCACCTTGACCTGCGGCAGCCGCGAGACGCAGACCGAAACGCCAGCCGCCGTGAGTGTGCTGGGTCTGAGCTATGAAGACCTTGGCATCGGGATCGCCAAAAGCTGGGGCTTGCCCGCCGGTATCCAGCGTTGCATGCGCAAACCTGCCGGTACACCGCCTGCCATGCTGCCGGTCGACCCCGCAGAGCGGGTTCGCTGGATTGCGATGGCATCCAACGAGATTGCGGATGTTTTGCTGGAAGCCGAAGCCAACGACGTAGCACCCCGGGTTGCCACGGTGCTCAAGAAATACGCCCCGGTGCTAGGTGGCAGCCTTCCGCAGCTGCAGGAGGCGACTGCCAAGGCCCGCAACAAGTTGGTGGATCTGGTGCACGCGATGGATATCCATGTGGTGCCGGGGTCCGTCGCGGCCAAACTTTTACAGCTGCCTGCCGATGCGCTGGGTACCGCGCCGGACGCGCCTGCGACGACCGAAGACTCTTTAGGGGGGCTCGCTTTGCAGGCCACGCCCACTGTCCGGATCAGCATGCCCCCTGTTCAAGCGCCCGTCATGCCCCGGGCCGAGGTGGTGAGCCTTTTGTCGGCAGGTATTCAAGACATCACGGACGCGATGGTGGAGGACTCCAAGCTCACCGATATATTGCGCATGATTTTGGAGACCATGTTCCGCGCCTTGGGTTTCGACCGGGTGATTTTTTGCATGCGCGATGCCCGTACCGAAATGATGACCGCCCGTTTCGGCTTGGGGCATGGCGTCGAGGCGCATATCAAAGGTTTCAAAACCCATCTCCGGGCCACGAGCCCCGATTTGTTTGGCGTCGTGTGTGCGAAAGGGGCGGACACCATGATCAGCGACGCCACTGAACTGCGCATTGCCCAGCGCCTGCCACTCTGGTACCGCCAAGGTTTGAACGCGCCGGCCTTTTTGCTGCTGCCGCTGCAGATCAAAGGGGCGCCTTTCGGGCTGATTTATGCCGACAAACTCCAGTACGGCGCGCTGGAGCTGGACGAAAAAGAGCTGGCCTTGCTGCGCACCTTGCGCAACCAAGCGGTCATGGCGTTCAAACAGTCGAGCTAG
- the ompR gene encoding two-component system response regulator OmpR: MQTQTNRPNKILVVDDDARIRDLLRRYLTQEGFEVLTAEDGKALTRVMLRETADLIVLDLMMPGEDGLSICRRLRAANDQTPVIMLTAKGEDIDRIVGLEVGADDYLGKPFNPRELLARIHAVLRRRPAQEAPGAPSSDNEIVRFGLFVFDLGARTLKKVDQEIMLTTGEFAMLKALVRHPRIPLSREKLAQLSRGREFEPFDRSLDVQVSRLRKLLENDPSTPRFIQTVWGVGYVFVPEETTT, encoded by the coding sequence ATGCAAACCCAAACCAACCGACCCAACAAAATCCTGGTGGTGGACGACGATGCCCGTATCCGTGACCTGTTGCGCCGCTACTTAACGCAAGAAGGCTTCGAAGTGCTGACCGCCGAAGACGGCAAGGCCTTGACGCGGGTGATGCTGCGCGAAACCGCAGACCTGATCGTGTTGGACCTGATGATGCCCGGCGAAGACGGTTTGTCGATCTGCCGGCGCCTGCGCGCGGCCAACGACCAGACACCGGTGATCATGCTCACCGCTAAAGGCGAAGATATCGACCGGATTGTGGGGCTCGAAGTCGGTGCAGACGACTACCTTGGCAAGCCATTCAACCCGCGTGAGCTGCTGGCCCGCATCCATGCGGTGCTGCGCCGCCGGCCTGCCCAAGAGGCGCCGGGTGCACCTTCGAGTGACAACGAGATCGTCCGCTTCGGCCTGTTTGTGTTTGACCTGGGCGCCCGCACCCTGAAAAAAGTCGACCAGGAAATCATGCTCACCACCGGCGAATTCGCGATGCTCAAGGCCTTGGTGCGGCACCCGCGCATCCCGCTCTCGCGCGAAAAGCTGGCCCAGCTGTCACGGGGGCGCGAGTTTGAGCCCTTTGACCGCAGCCTCGATGTGCAAGTGTCCCGCCTGCGTAAATTGCTGGAAAACGACCCCTCCACCCCCCGTTTCATCCAAACCGTGTGGGGCGTGGGCTATGTCTTTGTGCCGGAAGAAACCACGACCTAA
- a CDS encoding alpha/beta fold hydrolase translates to MSEPTLNYVSCADANGPRRMAYWQWGAADAAHTVVCVHGLSRQGRDFDVLARALVARSSQPIRVVCPDVAGRGQSDWIQDPAGYGVPVYAVDMLGLLAHLKPATLDWVGTSMGGLIGLAVTAHAASVGVQVRKLVLNDVGPVIQWSSLQRIGTYLGRSVSFDNLQQAADAMWAISSSFGPHTPAQWLELSRHMVKTLPDGKVGLHYDPAIAIPFRAVTEELALAGQAQLWQLYDAITADTLLLRGADSDLLSPETAQAMTQRGPKARLVGFAGVGHAPTLIAQDQQDAVTSFLLG, encoded by the coding sequence ATGTCTGAACCTACGCTGAATTACGTATCCTGCGCTGACGCCAACGGCCCGCGCCGCATGGCGTATTGGCAATGGGGCGCTGCGGATGCTGCGCACACGGTGGTGTGTGTGCATGGCCTCTCGCGCCAGGGGCGCGACTTCGATGTGCTGGCCCGGGCGCTGGTCGCTCGCTCATCCCAACCGATCCGCGTGGTGTGCCCCGACGTGGCCGGCCGTGGCCAGAGTGATTGGATCCAGGACCCTGCCGGCTATGGCGTACCCGTGTATGCGGTCGACATGTTGGGTCTGCTGGCGCATTTGAAACCAGCCACGCTGGACTGGGTGGGCACCAGCATGGGCGGCTTGATCGGTTTGGCGGTGACCGCGCATGCAGCTTCGGTGGGTGTGCAGGTGCGCAAGCTCGTGCTCAACGATGTGGGCCCGGTGATCCAGTGGTCGTCGCTGCAGCGCATCGGCACCTATCTGGGCCGTTCGGTGAGCTTTGACAATTTGCAACAAGCGGCTGATGCCATGTGGGCTATTTCGAGCAGCTTCGGCCCGCACACCCCGGCACAGTGGCTGGAGTTGTCGCGCCATATGGTCAAGACCCTGCCCGACGGCAAAGTGGGCCTGCACTACGACCCTGCGATTGCCATTCCCTTCCGGGCAGTCACGGAAGAATTGGCGCTGGCCGGCCAGGCGCAGCTGTGGCAGCTGTATGACGCCATCACGGCAGACACCTTGCTGCTGCGCGGGGCGGACTCTGACCTCTTGTCACCCGAAACTGCGCAGGCCATGACACAGCGTGGGCCCAAAGCCCGCTTGGTGGGGTTTGCCGGCGTGGGCCATGCCCCCACGCTGATCGCCCAAGACCAACAGGACGCCGTGACTTCTTTTTTGCTGGGGTAA
- a CDS encoding ATP-binding protein, whose product MQSTQIPDFDASAPAELGEAPSSGWRKPFSSVSLFWRTFFLLSILLIGSILAWLQTLRSLEFEPRAVQTAQLLASQVNLSRAALVYADGIARISLIKTMKDEEGLRIVPRETTDSFESRDNDAFSRRVIAELGSRLGKGTIVASRMNGQPGLWVSFVIDGDDYWLQTDQTKFNPAGGTTWLIWLGVAAVLSLAGAALIAGLINRPLKELSFAASRMRDGDFEASQLDEHVNTSEIREVNIGFNRMAQKLAKIEQDRALMLAGISHDLRTPLARLRLETEMSVSNLEARAHMASDITQLDAIIDKFLDYARPDRVKLTPVVLGDVIDSCIYSMRKLPDVKIEVDLEEDLLVLADEVELGRVITNLLENARRYGKSVNTGIADIRISALSRDKWVLMKVRDRGIGVAPSQLYQLTQPFFRGEAARTAANGAGLGLAIVEKTMQRMGGTFQLANSNTGGLSAHLRLQRATRF is encoded by the coding sequence TTGCAATCCACCCAGATCCCCGACTTTGATGCAAGTGCCCCCGCTGAGCTGGGGGAGGCACCGTCCAGCGGTTGGCGCAAGCCTTTCTCATCGGTCAGTCTGTTCTGGCGCACGTTTTTCCTGCTGTCGATTTTGCTGATCGGCAGCATCCTCGCCTGGTTACAGACGCTGCGCTCACTGGAGTTTGAGCCCCGGGCCGTGCAGACGGCGCAGCTTTTGGCGTCGCAAGTGAACCTGAGCCGGGCAGCGCTGGTCTATGCGGATGGGATCGCCCGTATCTCCCTCATCAAAACCATGAAGGATGAAGAAGGCTTGCGGATCGTGCCCCGCGAAACCACTGACAGTTTTGAGTCGCGGGACAACGATGCCTTCAGCCGCCGCGTGATCGCGGAACTGGGCAGCCGATTGGGCAAAGGCACCATCGTGGCCAGCCGCATGAACGGGCAGCCCGGGCTGTGGGTGAGCTTTGTGATCGATGGTGACGACTACTGGCTGCAAACCGACCAGACCAAGTTCAACCCCGCAGGCGGCACCACCTGGCTGATCTGGCTCGGCGTAGCGGCTGTGCTGTCGCTCGCCGGTGCGGCCCTGATCGCAGGCCTGATTAACCGGCCGCTCAAAGAACTTTCTTTTGCGGCCAGCCGCATGCGGGATGGGGACTTTGAAGCCAGTCAGCTCGACGAGCATGTCAACACCAGCGAAATCCGCGAGGTCAACATCGGCTTCAACCGCATGGCCCAAAAGCTCGCCAAGATCGAACAAGACCGCGCCCTGATGCTCGCGGGCATCTCCCACGACCTGCGCACTCCGCTGGCCCGCTTGCGCCTCGAGACCGAGATGAGCGTGAGCAACCTGGAGGCCCGCGCCCACATGGCCTCGGACATCACCCAGCTCGACGCCATCATTGACAAATTTTTGGACTACGCGCGACCCGACCGGGTGAAGCTGACCCCGGTCGTACTGGGCGATGTGATTGACAGCTGCATCTACTCGATGCGCAAGCTCCCGGACGTCAAAATCGAGGTCGACCTTGAAGAGGACTTGCTCGTCTTGGCCGATGAGGTCGAGCTTGGCCGTGTGATTACCAACCTGCTGGAGAACGCGCGGCGTTACGGTAAATCGGTGAACACCGGCATCGCCGATATCCGTATCTCTGCTTTGTCCCGGGACAAATGGGTGCTGATGAAAGTGCGGGACCGCGGCATCGGCGTCGCCCCGTCGCAGCTGTATCAGCTCACCCAGCCGTTTTTTCGCGGCGAGGCAGCGCGCACTGCCGCCAACGGGGCGGGCTTGGGCTTGGCGATTGTCGAGAAAACCATGCAGCGCATGGGCGGCACTTTTCAGCTGGCCAACTCGAACACCGGCGGCCTCTCCGCCCACTTGCGCCTGCAGCGCGCGACCCGCTTTTAG
- a CDS encoding 3-hydroxybutyrate dehydrogenase has product MLKGKTALVTGSTSGIGLGIAKALAAQGANIVLNGFGDVEGPKAEIAALGVQVTYHGADMSKPAEIEAMIEHAKATFGGVDILVNNAGIQHVARVENFPIEKWDAIIAINMSSAFHATRLALPGMQAKNWGRIINVASVHGLVGSAEKSAYVAAKHGVVGLTKVTALENATTGVTCNAICPGWVLTPLVQKQVDAKAAAQGISNADATKQLLGEKEPSMQFTTPEELGALAVFFCSPAGDNVRGVAWNMDGGWTAQ; this is encoded by the coding sequence ATGTTGAAAGGTAAAACCGCCCTCGTTACCGGCTCCACCAGCGGTATCGGTTTGGGTATCGCCAAGGCACTGGCCGCACAAGGCGCCAACATCGTGCTCAACGGCTTTGGCGACGTGGAAGGCCCCAAGGCGGAAATCGCGGCGCTGGGCGTGCAGGTGACGTACCACGGCGCGGACATGAGCAAGCCTGCCGAGATCGAAGCCATGATCGAACATGCCAAGGCCACTTTTGGCGGCGTGGACATTCTGGTCAACAACGCAGGCATTCAACATGTGGCGCGGGTCGAAAACTTCCCCATCGAAAAGTGGGACGCCATCATCGCCATCAACATGAGCAGCGCCTTCCACGCGACCCGCCTGGCACTGCCCGGCATGCAAGCGAAGAACTGGGGCCGCATCATTAACGTGGCGTCCGTCCACGGGCTGGTGGGCTCTGCCGAAAAATCGGCCTATGTGGCGGCCAAACACGGTGTGGTGGGCCTGACCAAGGTGACGGCGCTGGAAAACGCCACCACCGGCGTGACCTGCAACGCCATCTGCCCCGGCTGGGTGCTGACCCCGCTGGTGCAAAAGCAGGTGGATGCCAAGGCAGCCGCACAAGGCATCAGCAATGCAGACGCTACCAAACAGCTATTGGGTGAAAAAGAGCCTTCAATGCAATTCACCACCCCAGAAGAGCTGGGCGCCTTGGCGGTATTCTTCTGCTCCCCCGCTGGCGACAACGTGCGCGGGGTGGCGTGGAACATGGATGGTGGCTGGACGGCCCAGTAA